One window of Microbacterium sp. Root61 genomic DNA carries:
- a CDS encoding IclR family transcriptional regulator, whose product MANSPSGDSVTDRIVRILDTFTTERTVQSATDIGRRAGLPSATAHRQVEALVEAGLLERDEDRRVRLGMRLWELALRGSHALRLRQAAMPYMERVQATVREHTQLAVLEQNEALFLERLSSPDSGANITRVAGRLPLHASSSGLVLLAFGSTELQERVLTAPLARISPETITDAATLRRTLAHIRRVGYVVAPGSIESVSTGVAVPVRDGSGAVVAALSVVLPRTAPTEGAIAALSDAAAGIRSTLTADRR is encoded by the coding sequence ATGGCGAACTCGCCCTCCGGGGACTCGGTCACCGACCGCATCGTGCGGATCCTCGACACGTTCACGACCGAGCGCACCGTCCAGTCGGCCACGGATATCGGCCGCCGCGCGGGCCTGCCCTCCGCCACCGCCCACCGTCAGGTCGAGGCCCTCGTCGAGGCCGGCCTGCTCGAGCGCGACGAGGATCGACGGGTGCGCCTCGGCATGCGCCTGTGGGAGCTCGCGCTGCGCGGTTCGCACGCACTGCGACTGCGTCAGGCGGCGATGCCGTACATGGAGCGGGTCCAGGCGACCGTGCGCGAGCACACGCAGCTCGCCGTGCTGGAGCAGAACGAAGCACTGTTCCTCGAACGGCTCTCCTCCCCTGACTCCGGCGCGAACATCACCCGGGTCGCCGGGCGGCTGCCGCTGCACGCCTCGTCGTCCGGCCTCGTGCTGCTGGCCTTCGGCAGCACCGAGCTGCAGGAGCGGGTGCTGACCGCGCCGCTCGCGCGCATCTCCCCCGAGACGATCACGGATGCCGCGACCCTCCGCCGCACCCTCGCGCACATCCGCCGCGTGGGATATGTCGTGGCACCGGGTTCGATCGAGTCGGTCTCGACCGGCGTCGCCGTGCCGGTGCGCGACGGGTCCGGCGCCGTCGTGGCCGCCCTGTCGGTGGTGCTGCCGCGCACAGCCCCGACCGAGGGCGCCATCGCCGCGCTGAGCGATGCCGCGGCCGGCATCCGCTCCACCCTCACCGCCGACCGGCGCTGA
- a CDS encoding acyl-CoA thioesterase produces the protein MTAPISVSAPARDDRITMRFLATPADTAAGGRSVAAGSVMEWIDKAGYACAVGWSGAYCVTAYVGNVRHRRPIAPGGLIEVQARLVHTGRSSMHVVVTVSSAEVSARAYTPATTCILIFVAKDADGRPTAVPAWEPRTRSDRKLAVGALERIPARTEIKRLMLEEEYTDASAAPRSVLRFLVPPGVVNWGGKAHGGTVMRWIDEAAYACAVGWMGVAENADHAIAVYSGGIHFFAPVRIGDIVEVDARMLYTSAHSMHISTRVSTADPRTPHVKTLTTLCMSVFVVPGAAGVALPVPQWEPVSPEDARLHEHAREIIRLREDIVPIAASLALEP, from the coding sequence GTGACCGCCCCGATCTCCGTCTCGGCCCCTGCACGTGATGACCGCATCACGATGCGCTTCCTCGCGACACCCGCCGACACCGCCGCCGGCGGTCGCTCGGTCGCGGCCGGCAGTGTGATGGAGTGGATCGACAAGGCCGGGTACGCCTGCGCGGTGGGCTGGTCCGGCGCGTACTGCGTCACGGCCTACGTGGGCAACGTCCGCCATCGGCGCCCGATCGCCCCGGGCGGTCTCATCGAGGTGCAGGCGCGGCTGGTCCACACCGGGCGCAGCAGCATGCACGTCGTGGTGACGGTCTCCTCGGCCGAGGTGAGTGCACGCGCCTACACCCCGGCGACCACCTGCATCCTGATCTTCGTCGCGAAGGATGCCGACGGCCGCCCGACGGCGGTGCCGGCCTGGGAGCCTCGCACCCGCTCCGACCGCAAACTCGCCGTCGGCGCCCTCGAGCGCATTCCGGCCCGCACCGAGATCAAGCGGCTCATGCTCGAGGAGGAGTACACGGACGCCTCCGCCGCACCGCGCAGCGTGCTCCGGTTCCTTGTGCCGCCCGGAGTCGTCAACTGGGGCGGCAAGGCTCACGGTGGCACGGTCATGCGCTGGATCGATGAAGCGGCTTACGCCTGCGCGGTCGGCTGGATGGGAGTTGCGGAGAACGCCGACCACGCGATCGCCGTGTACTCCGGCGGCATCCACTTCTTCGCTCCGGTCCGCATCGGCGACATCGTCGAGGTCGATGCGCGCATGCTGTACACGAGTGCGCACAGCATGCACATCAGCACGCGGGTCTCGACGGCCGACCCGCGGACACCGCACGTGAAGACGCTCACCACGCTGTGCATGAGCGTCTTCGTCGTTCCGGGAGCCGCGGGCGTCGCCCTGCCCGTCCCGCAGTGGGAGCCGGTCTCCCCCGAGGATGCCCGACTCCACGAGCACGCGCGCGAGATCATCCGACTCCGAGAGGACATCGTCCCCATCGCGGCGTCCCTGGCGCTCGAGCCGTAG
- a CDS encoding 3-oxoacid CoA-transferase subunit A — protein MIDKTLTDAAAAVADIPDGATVMIGGFGRAGQPVELIDALIARGARDLTIINNNAGNGDTGLAALLATGGVRKIVCSFPRQSDSWVFDGLYRDGKIELELVPQGNLAERIRAAGAGIGAFFSPTGFGTELAAGKETRSIDGRDYVLEYPIRADFALISALKADRWGNLVYRKTARNFGPIMASAATTTIAQVDEVVELGTIDPETVVTPGIFVNRVVAVGERPWLADGEFVGGVTLEGAPLDAASDSAQKEA, from the coding sequence GTGATCGATAAGACCCTGACGGATGCCGCGGCCGCCGTCGCGGACATCCCCGACGGCGCGACCGTCATGATCGGCGGCTTCGGCCGTGCGGGTCAGCCGGTCGAGCTGATCGACGCCCTCATCGCGCGCGGGGCCCGGGACCTCACCATCATCAACAACAACGCGGGCAACGGCGACACCGGCCTCGCCGCACTGCTGGCCACCGGCGGCGTGCGCAAGATCGTCTGCTCGTTCCCGCGCCAGAGCGACTCGTGGGTCTTCGACGGCCTGTACCGCGACGGCAAGATCGAGCTCGAGCTGGTGCCGCAGGGCAACCTCGCCGAGCGCATCCGCGCCGCGGGCGCGGGCATCGGCGCCTTCTTCAGTCCCACCGGTTTCGGCACCGAACTCGCCGCGGGCAAGGAGACGCGCTCGATCGACGGCCGCGACTACGTGCTCGAATACCCCATCCGTGCCGACTTCGCCCTGATCAGTGCTCTGAAGGCCGATCGCTGGGGCAACCTCGTGTACCGCAAGACCGCGCGCAACTTCGGTCCGATCATGGCCTCCGCCGCGACCACGACGATCGCCCAGGTCGACGAGGTCGTCGAGCTCGGCACGATCGACCCCGAGACGGTCGTCACGCCCGGGATCTTCGTCAACCGCGTCGTCGCGGTGGGGGAGCGCCCCTGGCTCGCGGACGGCGAGTTCGTCGGAGGCGTCACGCTCGAAGGCGCGCCGCTGGATGCGGCATCCGATTCCGCCCAGAAGGAGGCGTGA
- a CDS encoding 3-oxoacid CoA-transferase subunit B → MVTRISREELAARIAGHIPEGSIVNLGIGAPTLVADFLPEGLEIILHTENGMLGMGPKPALGDVDPDLINAGKLPVSELTGAAFFHHADSFAMMRGGHLDVCVLGAFQVSESGDLANWSTGAPGAIPAVGGAMDLAIGAKDVYVMTDLLTKQGESKLVAACTYPLTGVGCVTRVYTDHAIFDVTPDGLRVREAFGENTVEQLEELTGLSLTDAAALGEEN, encoded by the coding sequence ATGGTCACCCGCATCTCCCGCGAAGAGCTGGCCGCGCGCATCGCCGGTCACATCCCCGAAGGGTCGATCGTCAACCTCGGGATCGGAGCCCCCACCCTCGTGGCCGACTTCCTCCCCGAAGGGCTCGAGATCATCCTGCACACCGAGAACGGGATGCTGGGGATGGGCCCGAAGCCCGCGCTCGGCGACGTCGACCCCGACCTCATCAACGCCGGCAAGCTGCCCGTCTCGGAGCTGACCGGTGCCGCGTTCTTCCACCACGCCGACTCATTCGCGATGATGCGCGGCGGTCACCTCGACGTGTGCGTGCTCGGCGCGTTCCAGGTCTCGGAGTCGGGCGATCTGGCGAACTGGTCGACCGGCGCACCCGGTGCGATCCCGGCCGTCGGCGGCGCGATGGACCTCGCGATCGGCGCCAAGGACGTCTACGTCATGACCGACCTGCTCACCAAGCAGGGCGAATCCAAGCTCGTGGCGGCCTGCACCTACCCGCTCACCGGTGTCGGCTGCGTGACCCGGGTCTACACCGACCACGCGATCTTCGACGTGACCCCCGACGGCCTTCGCGTGCGGGAGGCGTTCGGCGAGAACACGGTGGAACAGCTTGAAGAATTGACCGGACTTTCATTGACGGATGCCGCGGCATTGGGCGAGGAGAACTGA
- a CDS encoding thiolase family protein → MTSSYIYDAVRTPFGRAGGALSGVRPDDLAALVIKATVERTGIDPARIGDVVFGAANQSGEDNRNVARLAALLAGLPTTVTGVTVNRLCASSIESVIQAARTIETGDAEIVLAGGVESMSRAPFVVEKSPRPWPSVGNQTMWNTSIGWRMTNKALPTHWTVSNGEAAEQAAREWSISREAQDAFAVRSHHLAAEAWAAGIYDGEIVQVPGAELARDEGIRADSSMEKLGGLKALFAADGSVTAGNSSPINDGASAVLLAGEGVLPGEPLARIAGRGVHGVDPDQFPIAPVEAANKALARAGKTWADVDFVELNEAFASQALACLAGWPDLDPEKLNIHGGALAIGHPLGASGGRLIGHAAHELKRRGGGVAVVTACIGVGQGLAIVLER, encoded by the coding sequence ATGACCAGCAGCTACATCTACGACGCGGTGCGCACTCCGTTCGGGCGCGCCGGTGGTGCCCTCTCGGGAGTACGCCCCGATGACCTCGCCGCCCTCGTCATCAAGGCGACCGTCGAGCGCACCGGCATCGACCCGGCGCGCATCGGCGACGTCGTCTTCGGCGCCGCCAACCAGTCCGGCGAGGACAACCGCAACGTGGCCCGCCTGGCCGCGCTGTTGGCCGGGCTCCCGACGACGGTCACGGGCGTGACGGTCAACCGTCTGTGCGCCTCCTCGATCGAGTCCGTCATCCAGGCCGCCCGCACGATCGAGACCGGCGACGCCGAGATCGTGCTCGCCGGTGGGGTGGAGTCGATGAGCCGCGCTCCGTTCGTCGTGGAGAAGTCGCCGCGCCCGTGGCCGTCGGTGGGCAACCAGACGATGTGGAACACGTCGATCGGTTGGCGCATGACCAACAAAGCGTTGCCGACGCACTGGACGGTCAGCAACGGCGAGGCTGCCGAGCAGGCCGCCCGGGAGTGGAGCATCTCGCGGGAGGCGCAGGACGCCTTCGCGGTGCGCTCGCACCACTTGGCCGCCGAGGCGTGGGCCGCCGGGATCTACGACGGCGAAATCGTGCAGGTTCCCGGAGCGGAGCTCGCCCGCGATGAGGGCATCCGCGCCGACAGCTCGATGGAGAAGCTCGGCGGCCTCAAGGCGCTGTTCGCCGCCGACGGCAGCGTCACGGCCGGCAACTCCTCGCCGATCAACGACGGCGCTTCGGCTGTCCTGCTGGCGGGCGAAGGCGTGCTGCCGGGCGAGCCGCTCGCGCGCATCGCCGGTCGCGGCGTGCACGGCGTCGACCCCGATCAGTTCCCGATCGCGCCGGTCGAGGCCGCGAACAAGGCGCTCGCCCGTGCCGGGAAGACGTGGGCGGATGTCGACTTCGTCGAGCTCAACGAGGCGTTCGCCTCGCAGGCGCTGGCGTGCCTGGCGGGCTGGCCCGACCTCGACCCAGAGAAGCTCAACATCCATGGCGGCGCACTCGCGATCGGCCACCCGCTCGGCGCGTCCGGCGGTCGCCTCATCGGCCACGCGGCGCACGAGCTGAAGCGTCGCGGCGGCGGTGTCGCCGTCGTCACGGCCTGCATCGGCGTCGGCCAGGGTCTTGCGATCGTCCTGGAACGCTGA
- a CDS encoding IclR family transcriptional regulator domain-containing protein, translating to MSTPESGEFVQSFARGLAVIRAFDGQHPELSLSEVARRAEITRAAARRFLLTLETLGYVRTDGRTFALTPRVLELGFSYLSSLSLPEIAQPHLERLSREVDESVSAAVLDGTEMIYVARVPTRRIMSVRITIGTRFPAYATSMGRVLLAGLPDAVVDEVLAASAPQRLTDRTLMGEDLRAELVHVREQGWSIIDGELEQGVRSAAVPLRGRDGRVVAAVNVSTSATRDSLERVTDVYLPALLATAANIDAELRLA from the coding sequence GTGAGTACCCCCGAGTCCGGCGAGTTCGTCCAGTCGTTCGCGCGCGGGCTGGCGGTCATCCGCGCGTTCGATGGGCAGCATCCCGAGCTCTCGTTGAGTGAGGTCGCCCGCCGCGCCGAGATCACGCGCGCGGCGGCACGCCGCTTCCTGCTGACGCTCGAGACGCTGGGCTACGTCCGCACGGACGGTCGCACGTTCGCGCTGACCCCTCGCGTGCTCGAGCTCGGGTTCTCGTACCTGTCGTCGCTGTCGCTGCCCGAGATCGCGCAGCCGCACCTCGAGCGGCTCTCCCGCGAGGTCGACGAAAGCGTGTCGGCGGCCGTGCTGGACGGCACCGAGATGATCTACGTCGCGCGCGTCCCGACGCGACGCATCATGAGCGTCCGCATCACGATCGGCACACGCTTCCCGGCGTACGCGACCTCGATGGGGCGCGTGCTGCTGGCGGGGCTGCCGGATGCCGTGGTCGACGAGGTGCTCGCGGCATCCGCCCCCCAGCGCCTGACCGACCGGACTCTCATGGGAGAGGATCTGCGCGCCGAGCTGGTCCACGTGCGCGAACAGGGCTGGTCGATCATCGACGGAGAGCTCGAGCAGGGTGTCCGCTCCGCCGCGGTGCCGTTGCGCGGCCGTGACGGCCGAGTGGTGGCGGCCGTGAACGTGTCCACGAGCGCGACCCGGGACTCGCTGGAGCGCGTCACGGACGTGTACCTGCCTGCGCTGCTGGCGACGGCGGCCAACATCGACGCGGAGCTTCGCCTGGCCTGA
- a CDS encoding dipeptide ABC transporter ATP-binding protein, translated as MTLLDISELTLDLPNGTRLLDGISLTVAEGETVGLVGESGSGKSLTARSVLGLLPSQSTTGGSVTLLGQSVLDAKRNDLLQLRRTQASMIFQDPRAGINPMRTVGDHLTETMRLCENRSAADANAVALSLLAAVRMPRPAEHLRQYPHELSGGMLQRVMIAGALTSSPRLLICDEPTTALDVTTQAEIIGVLAEQRASRGMGMLFITHDLNLAASICDRVYVMSKGRVEEQGDARKVFRNPQAAYTKRLVAATPTIVVVGQDADAAASVSPPSTPAGPEVPVAEPMLSASGVSKTYVRRGKEPVRAVIDATIEIPRGGALGVVGESGSGKSTLARMIVGLEHADTGDIRIDGKERRTVGNSRAERLARARSVQMVFQDPYLSLDPRMTAGRAIEDALRLHKPLSTTDARARVIELLEQVGLSDVHAQARPRTLSGGQRQRVAIARSLAIEPDVLVMDEATSALDVSVQAQVLSVVETIRRERGLTVLFISHDLAVVRRLCDETVVMKSGEIVERGNTVQMLKAPQHPYTRLLIDSVPRPDWDLEAVSAEASALEDPTTQE; from the coding sequence ATGACCCTTCTCGACATCTCCGAACTCACCCTCGACCTCCCCAATGGCACTCGGCTGCTCGACGGCATCAGCCTGACGGTCGCCGAAGGGGAGACCGTCGGCCTCGTCGGCGAATCCGGATCCGGCAAGTCGCTCACTGCGCGTTCGGTGCTGGGCCTGCTGCCGAGCCAGTCCACGACCGGCGGCTCGGTGACCCTGCTCGGCCAGTCGGTGCTGGATGCCAAGCGCAACGACCTGCTCCAGCTGCGGCGCACGCAGGCGTCGATGATCTTCCAGGACCCGCGCGCCGGCATCAACCCGATGCGCACGGTCGGCGACCACCTGACCGAGACGATGCGCCTGTGCGAGAACCGCTCCGCGGCCGACGCCAATGCGGTGGCGCTGTCGCTGCTGGCGGCGGTGCGGATGCCGCGTCCGGCCGAGCACCTGCGCCAGTACCCGCACGAGCTCTCCGGCGGCATGCTGCAGCGCGTCATGATCGCGGGAGCCCTGACCAGTTCTCCGCGCCTGCTCATCTGCGATGAGCCGACGACCGCGCTGGATGTCACGACGCAGGCCGAGATCATCGGCGTCCTCGCCGAGCAGCGCGCCAGCCGCGGCATGGGCATGCTCTTCATCACGCACGACCTGAATCTCGCCGCCTCCATCTGCGACCGCGTGTACGTGATGAGCAAGGGGCGGGTGGAAGAGCAGGGCGACGCCCGCAAGGTCTTCCGCAACCCGCAGGCCGCCTACACGAAGCGGCTCGTCGCAGCGACCCCGACGATCGTCGTGGTGGGCCAGGACGCGGATGCCGCGGCATCCGTCTCCCCTCCCTCGACGCCGGCGGGACCCGAGGTGCCTGTCGCGGAGCCGATGCTCTCGGCGAGCGGCGTGTCCAAGACCTACGTCCGCCGCGGCAAGGAGCCGGTGCGCGCCGTCATCGACGCGACGATCGAGATCCCGCGCGGCGGCGCGCTCGGCGTGGTCGGCGAGTCCGGTTCGGGCAAGTCGACGCTCGCCCGCATGATCGTCGGCCTCGAGCATGCCGATACGGGCGACATCCGCATCGACGGCAAGGAGCGCCGGACGGTCGGCAACAGCCGGGCCGAACGGCTCGCCCGCGCCCGGTCGGTGCAGATGGTGTTCCAGGACCCGTACCTCTCCCTGGACCCGCGCATGACCGCGGGACGCGCGATCGAAGACGCTCTGCGGCTGCACAAGCCGCTCTCCACGACCGATGCCCGCGCGCGCGTCATCGAGCTGCTGGAGCAGGTCGGGCTCAGCGATGTGCACGCGCAGGCGCGCCCGCGCACGCTGTCCGGCGGGCAGCGACAGCGCGTCGCGATCGCCCGCAGCCTCGCCATCGAGCCGGATGTGCTCGTGATGGATGAGGCCACCAGCGCCCTGGACGTGTCGGTGCAGGCGCAGGTGCTGAGCGTCGTGGAGACGATCCGCCGGGAGCGGGGCCTGACGGTGCTGTTCATCAGCCACGACCTCGCGGTCGTGCGGCGCCTGTGCGATGAGACCGTCGTGATGAAGTCCGGCGAGATCGTGGAGCGCGGCAACACGGTGCAGATGCTCAAGGCGCCACAGCATCCGTACACGCGACTGCTCATCGATTCTGTGCCGCGCCCCGACTGGGACCTCGAAGCCGTATCGGCCGAGGCGTCCGCCCTCGAGGATCCGACGACACAGGAGTGA
- a CDS encoding ABC transporter permease — MRSPRARISSTSFMVCAIFLAIVTLAAIFAPFVAPYNPDQVDLLNIQAGPSMAHWLGTDSLGRDTLSRMIYGARTALLAPLLVVVFSTVIGILLGLLAGWRGGWIDSVLGRIFDVVFAFPSLLIAIMAVALFGKGLVAPVVAMSIAYAPFVARLTRSLVASERARPYVAAYRVQGFSGAWIALRRVLPNVTPIVGAQSTLNFGYVLAELAALSFLGLGVQAPTADWGAMINEAQAGLIGGYFLPALVPAIAVVLVVVAVNVIGEELSDRIGGELPA; from the coding sequence ATGCGCTCCCCCCGGGCGCGCATCTCCAGCACGTCGTTCATGGTCTGCGCGATCTTCCTCGCGATCGTGACCCTGGCCGCGATCTTCGCTCCGTTCGTCGCACCGTACAACCCCGATCAAGTCGATCTGCTGAACATCCAGGCCGGTCCGAGCATGGCCCACTGGCTCGGCACCGACTCGCTCGGCCGTGACACGCTCAGCCGCATGATCTACGGAGCGCGCACCGCTCTGCTCGCGCCGCTGCTGGTCGTGGTCTTCTCGACCGTGATCGGCATCCTGCTCGGGCTGCTCGCCGGCTGGCGGGGCGGCTGGATCGACTCGGTGCTCGGCCGGATCTTCGACGTGGTGTTCGCCTTCCCGTCACTGCTGATCGCCATCATGGCCGTCGCCCTGTTCGGCAAGGGCCTGGTCGCGCCGGTGGTCGCCATGAGCATCGCGTATGCGCCGTTCGTGGCGCGTCTCACCCGATCGCTCGTCGCTTCCGAGCGGGCCCGACCGTACGTGGCGGCGTATCGCGTGCAGGGATTCAGCGGCGCATGGATCGCACTCCGCCGCGTGCTGCCCAACGTCACCCCGATCGTCGGCGCGCAGTCGACGCTGAACTTCGGATACGTGCTGGCCGAGCTCGCGGCGCTCTCCTTCCTCGGCCTCGGCGTGCAGGCGCCGACCGCGGACTGGGGCGCGATGATCAACGAAGCCCAGGCCGGCCTTATCGGCGGCTACTTCCTTCCCGCGCTCGTCCCGGCGATCGCCGTCGTGCTGGTCGTGGTCGCGGTCAACGTGATCGGCGAAGAACTCTCGGATCGCATCGGAGGCGAGCTCCCCGCATGA